cTACAAATTGTGATTTATCTACcgaaaaaaatgttgttaaggTATTGttcatttttgtaaaatttttatttatagaatgttAACGCATAgcgtatttatttagtttaaatttactttttgatCTTTATATTCACACCTGTAATTTTGTTGTGCAATAAATCAGTTTGTATCCCAAatgctttttaatttactaatatatcATGTTCACGTAATAAATATGGCAAAATCGACTGAGAAcatctaaatatacaaatatctaaataaatatatgacttGGCCTTTTAAAATCTTTCCTTTCCCAGCACttctaacaataacaaatataaattagaatttGAAGTTACCTCAAACTTAGAACCATTTGACCACTTCACATTTAGGTTGGTCAAAGGAGTATAAAGGAAacctgtgtttttattttattttatagttactaATATACCAACACTAATGTAAagtgataaaataatttgaataaataattgcacCGTTTCGgtgtaattacaatatttaaaaaaataatacctagGTTAAATAtctctaattatattaaaacgaaaCGCAATATTTTACGATATTTAAGTAGTGAAATACACcataatgaatgaataaaagtttgtaataagttgaaaataaatgagCGTTCAAGAAGTCCAAGATTCACAAAATTACACCAAAAAGTacctaattaaaacaaaagattgCTTCCATCATTTTTGCCTTGAAAAAAGTTCAGTTTCTAAACGACGTGTCAAAGACAACTAAACaaacgaatgaatgaattacGTGACATCTCTAACGAAATTATAATGTTGgtaaaatcaataacaattaCTTTTAAACATTGTTTACTTTTCGTATAGTTACTTATAAAAAcggaaaaagttttattattaaattgttgaaTAATTTTGATTGACCTTACTAATGCCAATTAAAAttcagattaattattatttcaaataattgagTTTAAAGTAAATGATAAATCATTTGTGATCGTGTAAAAGTGACATTTATAACGGAAGTTCGTAATTGAAGTAATTAGCATATTTAAtcgatttattgaatatatgagTGAAGTCATTCTAAATAAGTACTGCGAAAATATAGGTCTCGTATCTTCGaagtaatgataaaaatttacGTTCGTAACAGTTACTTGAAAGTTGTAATGTAACTTACGTGGTTCGGACGTAGGGCGGTGGTTACGCCCCCGCGGCCTGCTATCGCGGGCGGGCGGTGGGTGGGCGCATCTTTACCGCGTGTTTATGAATTTTTCAAACATAACACTCGAGGTTAAAGTTGTTAAATGCGTGGTGGATAACATTTTCACTGGTAAGTTTATTTCATACCTAAGTTACTTAATCAATATATTTGGAAATAGAGATtagataagtatttttttaagtcttgAAGTGATgtgttcatattaatttatagtaataaaaatatatcgatagcAATATAACtaagtactaaaaataaataataatgtttagtcTGGATGTAGATAAGTCTAGTCAAAggaacaacaataattattaagtctTCACGACTacgacaaaattaaataaatttagccATATACCATCTtgtataattatctaattattcCACTAAGACTCATCAACTCTGTATTTTACTAATGACATATTTCATTGCGttccattttaaaatatctaaatttttacatgcaaataatcttttatttgcATGTAAAAATTAACTTAAGATAACTTAAAACTTAACTAAAGAGTTACCTGTTTTGAAGTCTCATGATGATACCAGCTGATCGCCGATACAAATGGTAAATTGTAACGGAAAATCCCACTACGCGCTCAAACTTGAGAGTGTAGGGTAGACCGAGGCGAATCGGATCACAGGGCGAATCGGatcaaattaagaatttttttgataattcaaATATCGCATTCACATAGAAAACACTCAACCGGTGTTTTGCGTCCCTCCTCTCACCCTGCACCTCCCGGCATAAGTATTATTTCGATCTCGCTTGTGAATCAATGACGAATCCACTCGTTATCGACTTGGTCGTTTGTGTGTGTCGCAATTTTGGCCTTCATCTAAGGTACGCACTTACGATTTATTTGTGTCATATTAAGGATTTGTGTTAAAACTCAACCACATTGGTTTATATTGTTAAGCAGGGTGTCTATATTAAAGAACCAATTTGCTTTTGAATGTAATCTTAGAGGTTAACGACtaaaaaatttatttcaaaagtctTAATTATGGGGCTAATCGGATCATATCGTCAGGGGCGAATTGGATCACACTTTTaaactgatttattaaatttttaaggttattgattcaatttttatttattgtagatgGTTCGAGGATCAAAAGAAATCTTTGATACCTCTGATACTGTTGGTATTGCCACAAAAGGCTTCAAAAAGACAGGAATATTTCCATTAAAAGCCAATGCAATATCTGACTACAAGTTCATCGGCAATCAAGAGTCAGACATTTTTGAGTCCCCAGTTCAGTCCCCAAGTTCCCAACAAGTGCAAGCCACAAATGTAAACTTTCAGATGACACACAATGTCATCTGAAAGTTTACAACAATCTGACAAAGCCCAGTCTTCCACCTGTATAGATGTAGGACAAAATAAGACGAAGAATAAAACAAtgctataaaaaataagaatttatcaGAGAATACAGAGAGTGTCAAGTACCCCAAGTTAAATCTACGAGTTACCAACAGGTGCAGCGACAAGCCCAATCCTCAAGTGTCCAAGCCACAAATACAAAACCCCTTGATAATATGTGCCATCCACAAGTTCACAACAATTTGACGAAGCCCAGCCTTCTATCTGTCctgtaataattaaagaaattctTCCATCACCTTAAAGTCTCCAGTTGCTTctcaaagattttttaaaaatttcaaaactgGTCTTGCATGTGACATCACCACAGAATAAGACTACTCTTCtcaaaagagaaacaaaaaagaaatttaaggTAGACAATAAAACCAAGGAAAATCAGGAAAAGTTTGTCTGCaaagaaaatactttgaagaagatgaagaataaaacaaaacaaaatataaaaattaagagttCATCTACAAAGGAGAGAGACTGGCAGTGCATTTACTGTTACGAAATATTCGTGAATCCAGCCACAGAGGATTGGATACAGTGCAATGCCTGCGAAGAATGGTGTCACGAAAATTGTGCTGATATGAGGGGAGATAAGGACCACATATATCTGAATTATGTGtcgataattaaaattgatcccattattaattttttactgaTTCCAAAGCTATAGTATTAAGAaacttaaagttttattaaataatgtgtaCGATCCGATTCACCCCGAAAATTGGGGCGATTcggatatttttgttttttttgtttttagtaccTAATTAAGAGAATATatctatgatttaaattttccaatgtttattttatagccgATTGGTACTTctgacattttaattaatataaataacattatataatcatttagtATGATTTTCTCAACTTCAAAGAAAAAGTGATCCGATTCGCCTCGGTCTACCCTAccattaggtatattataaaGCATATGATGTCAAATAGTTAATACATCAGACAAATAAAGTGTAAATGGGTATAGGTGTCATGGAATCCATTGAAATTTCTTAAAACGGTTATTGCTAAGCGACGAAATATTAAACTCGCATTTAACACGATTCAGTTACCTACATTGAAACGAGTTGAGATGTCCCAGTACCGAGATGGTTCTCTAAATCATGTTAATCTAAACCAGAGATAACACTGGACTATCACGTGGATAAtttttggtttatatttatattgtgttaTGTCGTGCATAAATCTGAATTTTTCCGATTTTATTTTACCGCATTTGCATTGCATTCTGTATCTCAATAGGAGGGGAGACTCTCGGTCGGCACACTTATAGGCTGtaaattttgtttcttattatgAAAAGCAATTAGCAACTGACAACCCTTGCTAGTAGAGGTGTTAACTACCCACGATCTCTCATGAAGAGGCTATATTCCATAATACTTGACTGcagagaaaaatatttcaacttattcCTAATCGATTAACACTCATTTCCAAACTAAGGAATTGCTCATTTGGAAGAGCTCTTTACTAGGCGAGGACTATGTTCTTATCCCATTAGTATTCGTTTTTAATGACCATTTTTAAACGGTTCTTGCGTGACCTGTTAGAGTGCAGCGACATTTAATTTGATTGCACAGAATGTAAGATACtagttatgttatataaatgtcTATCGTTATAACtcaatttaaagaaatgttttctttatcaCAAAAAGGTATTAgcttaacttaataaatttgttaaataataaacattaaggtGAATAGGATACTATAATGTCCTTGCCTATCACAGAGGAATACGATTTTATAGACCAACGAACTTTACTAGACAACTGGTGGATTTTTCGAAAAACCTATTATACTTTAACGATTTTTGAGTTGTTAATTGCTGATAATTAGTATTTAGATGCAATGTTATTCTAGCTAGGGCGTGTCGTGCAGGGGGGCGGGTGGCGCGGGCGGTCCGGCCCGCCCACCATCACTTCCGCTTCCGTCAGTTTACCTTGCAGGCTGTAGCTCAATTCCCATCAAGTATCACTATGAACTGCCCTTGCCCTACATGAATCACCATACGATATGAAATATAGTTACAACTGACGTTAGATACACTGAGTTCATTTTAGTAAGATGTAGATGGTTATCATTAATAAGAGCAATTGAATCTTTTCACATCAGTAACTTTGATCATTGCAACGATTAAATTGCGGAGTAAGTAGGTACTTGATTATCGGCAGTAAAAGTCAATTCTAAGAAAGTCAGTCAAAGCAATTATCTGTCTATACCATTTAATCGTCTTACACGTTGATTGATGTTGGTTAATAATTTCTTGGCATCGGTAAAAAGCAGATCACCTTGATAACATAGAATCTATATTTATTCCTAAGATATTCCATCGAGGATAACGTAACTGCGCAATATTATTGTGCAACATTAAGACATTTTCAACATTATCTAAcctaaataagtatatattgttcgatgtagatatattattttcaaataaatactgGGATGGTAATAAACAGTACCTACCTAAATAAGCATCTACCATACTTTCTACATAAAATCTTCGCTTcctcaattaaaaataagagtGACCTTATCCTACTGTTAAGTTGTATAATACGTGTAACTTTGCAGGTACTAGTATTATTGAATACTATACAGTATAGTATTTTGGTTAGTTTGGCACGATTATACATAAATGATAAGATAGCAAGAGTTTTGATACTTGTAACAATGATATTAAGGCGATAGGCGTtgacctaaaacaatacaatggTGACTTCATCGGTTCTCTTCACCGACTAATTAAGTATACGCAAACACTATCACGTCATTTTGCTACCGCATACCGCGTCGCACAACACTGAGGTACACCCATAATGAAATTAGTTCAAATTAGCAACGTCTCAAATCATCAATGAGTAATATTTGAAATCAGACTTTATCACTCTAAGTGTAAGGcatacaatcaaataaaacagttttagaGTACTGTTGACTTGGATATTCACGATAACAATATTCATCGCAATGTATTGTGAATGCTATGTTGGTACGTTAAGGTTTAAAATAGTCTGCAAAAGTCTGAGATAATTAAGCCGGAGACATACGCTCTCTCGGGGCGGCTGCTCATTCGTGCATAATGGACTTGGGGCAAACGCGGCTGACGCTTGACAAAACGTGGCTCGACTTTCACTCTCATTTCAAGCCAGtttggaatataaataatgcGATCACGTCTGTTTagacatattttaatgatttatgcaTTGTTACAAAAAAGTAACGAAAAAGATAATCTAGATCATATAGAATGTTTCTCTTACTTCGGTTTGAACACAGTACTTTAAAAAGAagtaattttattcattcataaagaaaaaaaacaaataaggaTAAAGGACAGCatattattgtttgaaataaagTTTTAGGTAGTTTTGTGAAGAATATGGTAAATGTTATATGATTACGaacttattatttactaaacaaATATGTAGTCCAAAAATAATTCGAACTCATTATTGCAATCACAAGGTCGATAAGTATGATGAGTCTGTTATGACGTAGTTTCCTGATGCTAATTTCTAAGGAGATGCAGTTACTTCCACGGAAAGAGTTGCGACATGTGTGCATTTTTTACCCGCCCAAGGAGGCCGCTGGCACGAGGTTATACACCCATTATTACGTCCTTCCtactttcaattattattatcggGCGGTGGCGCCGCACCCGCGACGGGGAGGAGAAGAGAGGCGCAGCTGCTGCCTACCAATAATCAAGACCTGTCTTGGTTCGAGCGAGACAGAGCTAATGGCCCTCAACTTTTTAAGTAATTCATAAAGGTGAAAATCATGCTCGACAGGCAAATGAAGATTAGAAATACActcaagattatttaaaaaaatactggttGTACTTTAAAAGCAATTATAGCAAAACTTAATCATAAAACTTACTTATAACGCGATCAACACGACTGCGATAGGAGGCGGATCTCCGAAGTTTGACGATTGCGTTCGTTTTCACTCGTCAGTTTGCTCGCCGCGGCTTGGCGGCCGGTCGCGAGAATGGTGCGTACCGTACGTGAACAAAGGCAAATAATTGTTAGCAAGTGTCAAGTAGATAATGTCGTCTGAGCTCTCAAAAGTGCAAGTGGAATATATTAGTGAGGACAAAATTATTAAGGTAAAACGTGGTGGCTTTGGGGTTATAGTGTTATTGTGTAACAGATTGGACGCCAACGGGCAGCGTTCTCGTGTGTCGGTCGGTGCAGGGGGAGGGCGGGGCGAGCGCGGCCCCGGCCGTGTGGGGCCCGTCAGGCCACACGCAGGAGGTTGTGACCGCTTCGTGAGCTACTCCCTTGCCGAAATAGCATCAACATCCTCCTTCAGATTTTTTACCACCCATTTCAAGTTTGTTCATAAACAAAAccttaattgttagttttaaatcaaattgGTTCTAGAATGTAAAATTGTGTATCAACTACAATAATTAGGgcattaaatatagatttttatttggtAAATATCATGATATTGTGTTATTCTCAATACTAAGTTTTGATCaagtaatttatgtattttattcgtTAAAACATGCCGATaaccaaataattaaaaataatattaaaagtaacctAGTTATAAATGCGTAAAATCACAGTCACGCGATCCAAGGTGGGTGGATCAAAGGGCGGCGGCGACCTTGAGTGCGACGACTCCCGGCTCACGGCACTTGTTAGGAAAAGGCGTGTCGACTCCCAACTATTACAATTCTACAAAATAGAAATCCTTTGAAACTTATACATGAAATGTAGTAACTTACATCCtgaaagtttttataaatagagataATCGAAATAtggcatttatttattacattttacatttagtaTTTTCCAATGTTTGAGGTATCTAAAAGTGACATTATTCAAACACGGTATACTTAAAAATTa
The nucleotide sequence above comes from Vanessa cardui chromosome 7, ilVanCard2.1, whole genome shotgun sequence. Encoded proteins:
- the LOC124531297 gene encoding uncharacterized protein LOC124531297 → MSSELSKVQVEYISEDKIIKVKRGGFGVIVLLCNRLDANGQRSRVSVGAGGGRGERGPGRVGPVRPHAGGCDRFVSYSLAEIASTSSFRFFTTHFKRAVAPNHPLHYWRLPAVV